The Niastella koreensis GR20-10 genome includes a window with the following:
- a CDS encoding shikimate dehydrogenase family protein — MKRYGLIGFPLSHSFSQKYFTEKFQREGITGCVYDNFPLASIDEFAALIQQQTDLHGLNVTIPYKEKVIPFLHAQSDVVKTIGACNCIRIENGELTGYNTDVVGFEESLRPLLQPHHKKALVLGTGGAAKAVHYVLNKLGIEFYEVSRTPGTARQLSYQQVTDAVIKEHEVIINTSPLGMYPKVEECPPLPYQALTPKHYLFDLVYNPAKTLFLQKGEEQGAAIKNGHDMLIIQAEESWRIWNG; from the coding sequence ATGAAAAGATATGGCTTGATTGGCTTTCCGTTGAGCCATTCATTTTCTCAGAAATATTTTACGGAAAAGTTCCAGCGGGAAGGGATCACCGGTTGCGTGTATGATAATTTCCCGCTGGCTTCTATTGATGAGTTTGCTGCGTTGATACAACAACAGACCGATCTGCATGGCCTGAATGTCACCATCCCTTATAAAGAGAAAGTAATTCCCTTCCTTCACGCGCAAAGCGACGTGGTTAAAACCATCGGGGCCTGTAACTGCATCCGGATCGAGAACGGTGAACTAACCGGTTATAATACCGATGTGGTGGGCTTTGAGGAGTCATTAAGACCTTTACTGCAACCCCATCATAAAAAAGCATTGGTGCTGGGTACCGGCGGCGCTGCCAAGGCTGTTCATTATGTATTGAACAAGCTGGGAATTGAGTTTTACGAAGTATCCCGAACACCCGGCACTGCCCGTCAGCTTTCTTACCAACAGGTTACCGACGCGGTGATAAAGGAACATGAGGTGATCATCAATACCAGTCCGCTGGGTATGTACCCCAAAGTTGAGGAATGTCCGCCCTTACCATACCAGGCGCTTACTCCAAAGCATTATTTGTTCGACCTGGTGTACAATCCCGCCAAAACATTATTCTTACAAAAAGGAGAGGAGCAGGGCGCTGCCATCAAGAATGGACATGATATGCTTATTATACAAGCGGAAGAGAGTTGGAGAATCTGGAATGGTTGA
- a CDS encoding S8 family peptidase, producing MKRTGLLLLILSFTVLIVQAQRDIISINRKLSPVLLNNRRLFTDKKEQVFWIVTSNIDSARNYIRTKQLPVTILQEHAGGLLVVSARGSLLDSFVLNQPFVRFVDVPRVPHEELAVGTFDNSLNTINLVHSQYPLLNGVNMVASVKENKPDTTDIDYKARYISTPLSSGLIASHASYMCTIIAGGENSFYTGNGVAPAASLISSNFATLLPDGDNVYKQYGISVQNHSYGTGIENYYGADAAAYDASMINNPGLLHVFSSGNSGNLVSNGPYAGISNMANLTGSFKMAKNIITVGATDSFGNVAFLSSRGPACDGRIKPELIAFGEDGTSGAAAHTSGTVLLLQEYYKEKHNGALPAASLIKSVLINSADDRGTKGPDYQSGYGCLNAYQALQALVKEQYFTGSALPNFTQTFTINVPANARQVKVTLCWTDPAAVANAPKALVNDLDLELVDNNLQVWQPWVLSPAPVIDSLLKQAVRKKDDLNTVEQITIDNPISGTYTIRVNGTSITSGANQPFSIAWQTDTANQFQWQFPTAVDYAQSDADNLLRWSSTFSANTGLLEYSLDKGASWQTIEKTIALSPGNVYWHVPDTCSIAQLRMTINGQVFMSDTFTISPVLPVHVGFNCPDSAMLYWDRIPGITTYRVFRLGQKYLEPISTSSDTSIIIRQPGNNLWYTVAPMVTPNRSGMKAYTINYQMQGVDCYLKNFLVDLDNGNTGELMAEIGTTLHVQRITFEKLVNGSYAPLQSFQPVTTLYFNHTDKNLKDGVNTYRVKIELNNGMVIYSNPESIYYFLTTRYLIYPNPVKVTGYLSVLTKEEPQNTYLILYNTLGQQVLQYRMQQTIEMVPLYGLKSGVYFVMIKKNGKKEFTSKIMVQ from the coding sequence ATGAAACGAACCGGGCTTCTGCTGCTTATCCTTTCATTCACCGTACTTATAGTACAGGCGCAACGGGATATAATTTCAATCAATCGCAAACTGTCGCCGGTTTTATTAAACAACAGGCGGTTGTTCACCGATAAAAAAGAACAGGTGTTCTGGATTGTTACTTCCAACATCGATTCTGCCAGAAATTATATTCGTACCAAACAGTTACCGGTAACCATTTTACAGGAACATGCCGGTGGCCTGCTGGTAGTTTCGGCCAGGGGTTCCCTGCTCGATTCGTTTGTGTTGAACCAACCCTTTGTACGGTTTGTAGATGTACCCCGTGTTCCGCATGAAGAACTGGCGGTAGGCACCTTCGATAACAGCCTTAACACCATAAACCTGGTGCACAGCCAGTACCCGTTATTAAACGGTGTAAACATGGTGGCCTCGGTAAAAGAAAACAAACCCGATACTACCGACATCGATTATAAAGCGCGGTATATTTCTACCCCACTTTCCTCCGGCCTCATTGCTTCACATGCCTCCTACATGTGCACCATCATTGCCGGGGGCGAAAACTCTTTTTATACCGGCAATGGCGTGGCGCCGGCAGCCTCGCTCATCAGCTCCAACTTTGCCACCTTATTACCCGATGGCGATAATGTGTACAAACAATACGGTATTTCGGTACAAAACCATTCTTATGGTACCGGCATTGAAAACTATTATGGGGCCGATGCTGCAGCTTATGACGCCAGTATGATCAACAATCCCGGTCTGCTGCATGTATTTTCTTCAGGCAATTCGGGCAACCTGGTCAGCAATGGTCCATACGCAGGCATCAGTAACATGGCCAATCTTACCGGCAGTTTTAAAATGGCCAAGAACATCATAACGGTAGGTGCTACCGATTCATTCGGCAATGTGGCCTTTCTCAGTTCGCGCGGGCCGGCCTGTGATGGGCGCATAAAACCCGAACTGATTGCCTTTGGGGAAGATGGTACTTCCGGTGCAGCTGCCCATACGTCGGGCACCGTGTTGTTGTTGCAGGAGTATTACAAAGAAAAACATAACGGCGCCCTCCCTGCCGCTTCGCTGATAAAATCAGTTTTAATAAACAGCGCCGACGACCGGGGTACAAAGGGCCCCGATTACCAATCGGGTTACGGTTGCCTCAACGCATACCAGGCATTACAGGCGTTGGTGAAGGAGCAGTACTTTACCGGTTCGGCCTTACCCAACTTCACCCAAACCTTTACCATCAATGTGCCGGCCAATGCCCGGCAGGTAAAGGTTACCCTTTGCTGGACAGACCCTGCCGCAGTAGCCAACGCGCCCAAAGCCCTGGTAAACGACCTGGACCTCGAACTGGTTGATAACAATCTGCAGGTTTGGCAACCCTGGGTACTTAGCCCGGCGCCGGTTATCGATTCCCTGTTAAAACAGGCCGTTCGAAAAAAAGACGACCTGAACACCGTTGAACAGATCACGATCGATAACCCCATTTCCGGCACCTATACCATCCGGGTAAATGGCACTTCCATTACCTCCGGCGCTAACCAGCCTTTCTCCATTGCCTGGCAAACCGATACCGCCAATCAGTTTCAATGGCAATTCCCTACCGCTGTTGATTATGCCCAAAGTGATGCCGATAATCTGCTGCGCTGGTCCTCCACCTTCAGCGCCAATACCGGTTTACTGGAATACAGTCTCGATAAAGGCGCCAGCTGGCAAACCATAGAAAAAACCATTGCCCTGTCGCCCGGCAATGTGTACTGGCATGTGCCCGACACCTGCAGCATCGCCCAGCTCCGCATGACGATCAACGGACAGGTATTTATGTCCGACACGTTCACCATTTCACCTGTATTACCGGTTCATGTTGGGTTTAACTGTCCCGATTCGGCCATGCTGTATTGGGACCGCATCCCCGGCATTACTACTTACCGGGTTTTCCGGCTGGGACAAAAATACCTGGAGCCCATTTCCACCTCTTCCGATACCAGCATCATCATTCGCCAGCCGGGTAATAATTTGTGGTATACCGTAGCACCAATGGTTACGCCCAATCGCTCCGGCATGAAAGCATACACCATCAACTATCAAATGCAGGGGGTTGACTGTTACCTGAAGAACTTCCTGGTTGACCTCGATAATGGAAATACCGGTGAGCTGATGGCAGAGATCGGCACCACGCTGCATGTTCAGCGCATAACGTTTGAGAAGCTCGTCAATGGCAGTTATGCACCTTTGCAAAGTTTTCAACCGGTTACCACCTTATACTTTAACCATACCGATAAGAACCTCAAAGACGGGGTAAATACCTACCGGGTTAAGATAGAGCTGAACAATGGAATGGTCATTTACAGCAATCCCGAAAGCATTTATTACTTCCTCACCACCCGCTATCTTATTTATCCCAACCCGGTAAAAGTTACCGGCTATTTATCGGTGCTCACTAAAGAAGAACCGCAAAACACCTACCTGATACTCTACAACACCCTGGGCCAACAGGTGTTACAATATCGCATGCAGCAAACCATTGAAATGGTGCCCCTGTACGGACTGAAAAGCGGGGTTTACTTTGTGATGATTAAGAAGAATGGGAAGAAGGAGTTTACGAGTAAGATAATGGTGCAGTAG
- a CDS encoding branched-chain amino acid aminotransferase: MVEAYSIPVTKIERSRLPGVTLENIPFGRTFTDHMLEADFENGEWKNVEIKPYQPLVVSPSLAAIHYGQSIFEGIKAYKNDAGEACIFRPYDNFKRFNFSAARMEMPEVPEEIFIEGMRKLIEMDKNWIPALKDHSLYIRPFMFSSDEMIGVRPSETYKFMIILAPTGPYYSAPMRIYIEEKYTRAAPGGVGQAKAAGNYGSSMYVTAQAKKKGYDQVLWTDVYEHKYVQEVGTMNVFFVIGNKAYTPDLSAGTILAGVTRDSVMTILEEMGLKVEEQPISVDMLMDAYKAGELREVFGTGTAATVSLIRELRYKDFVMNFDTTKWTVTPEIKSRLDDIREGRVADNHGWMFKI; this comes from the coding sequence ATGGTAGAAGCTTATAGTATCCCGGTTACAAAAATTGAGCGTAGCCGGTTACCGGGGGTTACGCTCGAGAACATTCCTTTTGGAAGAACATTTACCGATCACATGTTAGAGGCGGATTTTGAGAACGGCGAGTGGAAGAACGTGGAGATCAAGCCATACCAGCCGTTGGTGGTGAGCCCGTCGCTGGCAGCCATTCATTACGGCCAGTCTATTTTCGAGGGCATTAAAGCCTATAAGAACGATGCCGGGGAAGCCTGCATTTTCAGGCCTTACGATAATTTTAAACGGTTCAATTTTTCAGCCGCCCGCATGGAAATGCCCGAGGTGCCTGAAGAAATCTTTATAGAAGGCATGCGTAAGCTCATAGAAATGGATAAGAACTGGATCCCGGCGCTGAAAGACCACAGCCTGTATATTCGTCCATTCATGTTCTCGAGCGACGAAATGATCGGCGTACGGCCTTCCGAGACCTATAAGTTTATGATCATCCTGGCGCCTACAGGGCCCTATTACAGCGCGCCCATGCGCATTTATATTGAAGAAAAATACACCCGTGCCGCACCCGGTGGGGTAGGGCAGGCCAAAGCTGCCGGTAACTATGGTTCCAGCATGTATGTAACCGCCCAGGCGAAGAAAAAGGGCTATGACCAGGTTTTATGGACAGACGTGTACGAGCACAAATATGTGCAGGAAGTTGGCACCATGAACGTGTTCTTTGTTATTGGTAATAAAGCCTATACGCCCGATCTGAGCGCTGGCACCATCCTCGCTGGCGTTACCCGCGACAGCGTAATGACCATCCTGGAAGAAATGGGCCTGAAGGTAGAAGAACAACCCATCTCTGTAGATATGTTGATGGATGCCTACAAAGCCGGCGAGCTGCGCGAGGTGTTTGGCACCGGTACAGCGGCCACGGTTTCGCTGATCCGCGAGCTGAGATATAAAGATTTTGTAATGAATTTCGATACTACCAAATGGACGGTGACCCCCGAAATTAAAAGCCGCCTGGACGATATCCGCGAAGGCCGGGTTGCCGATAATCACGGGTGGATGTTCAAAATCTAA
- the rdgB gene encoding RdgB/HAM1 family non-canonical purine NTP pyrophosphatase has product MKLIFATNNQHKVEEIQAAIGQHLEVIPLKQAGIDIDIPEPHDTLEANASEKSRVIHQLTGLSCFSEDTGLEVDALNGEPGVKSARYAGEDKAFDKNIEKLMTKLGHAANRKARFRTVISLIWEDKEWLFEGICEGEITRSPSGAGGFGYDPVFKPTGSDRTFAEMTMAEKNAVSHRKKAADKLVLFLQNQVITTR; this is encoded by the coding sequence ATGAAGTTAATCTTCGCAACAAACAACCAGCATAAAGTAGAAGAGATCCAGGCGGCCATTGGCCAGCACCTGGAAGTAATTCCGTTAAAACAGGCAGGCATAGATATTGACATTCCTGAACCGCACGATACGCTGGAAGCCAACGCTTCGGAAAAATCACGCGTCATACATCAGTTAACCGGGCTAAGCTGTTTTAGCGAAGATACCGGCCTGGAGGTGGACGCCCTGAACGGCGAACCAGGCGTAAAAAGCGCCCGCTATGCCGGGGAGGACAAGGCTTTTGACAAGAACATCGAAAAGCTGATGACCAAACTAGGCCATGCAGCAAACCGAAAAGCCCGGTTCCGCACGGTGATCTCCCTCATCTGGGAAGATAAGGAATGGCTTTTTGAGGGGATATGTGAAGGGGAAATAACCCGCTCACCATCCGGCGCAGGCGGTTTTGGGTACGACCCGGTTTTTAAACCAACCGGCAGCGACCGCACCTTTGCCGAAATGACCATGGCAGAAAAAAATGCCGTCAGCCACCGGAAAAAAGCAGCTGATAAACTTGTATTATTTTTGCAAAATCAGGTAATTACAACACGATAG
- a CDS encoding RNA polymerase sigma factor: MQEELYLRFSPKMYAVCLRYASNVEDAQDLLQEGFIKVYRNLHHFRAEGSFEGWIRRVFVNTSIEHFRKKSTKLSMVTEKEEGTLENTDISALENLAEKDIIKIVQELSPGYRAVFNLYVVEGYSHKEIGDMMGISEGTSKSQLARAKSVLQKKIAQYLSDTQKSYTR, from the coding sequence TTGCAGGAAGAACTGTACCTCCGATTTTCTCCCAAAATGTATGCAGTTTGCTTGCGATATGCCAGCAATGTCGAAGACGCGCAGGATCTGCTGCAGGAAGGTTTTATTAAGGTTTACAGAAACTTACACCATTTCAGGGCAGAGGGCTCCTTTGAAGGCTGGATCAGACGGGTATTTGTAAATACGTCCATCGAACACTTCCGTAAAAAATCGACCAAACTGTCGATGGTTACGGAAAAAGAAGAAGGCACCCTTGAAAATACCGACATTTCGGCTCTTGAAAACCTGGCAGAAAAAGACATTATAAAGATTGTTCAGGAACTATCTCCCGGCTACAGAGCGGTGTTCAACCTGTATGTAGTGGAGGGATATTCACATAAAGAGATAGGTGATATGATGGGAATCAGTGAAGGCACAAGTAAATCACAATTGGCGCGGGCCAAATCCGTTTTACAAAAGAAGATAGCTCAATATTTAAGCGACACGCAAAAATCCTACACCCGGTAA
- a CDS encoding M57 family metalloprotease, which yields MRKNIRNTAAAAACVVMLFACRKNVSTEQTLTPSDEALSKIYALGFSNKNVTMDEEGNYLVEGDISLSEADLNAAPETRFLRVGSAEQYRTYNLVTRLPRVITVSISKLPGSYTAALDEAIGRYNAENLQITFKRVNSKGNIAIVKAGGNYLASSGFPTSGGDPYNQVKVNSGAIGSQPQSTVASILAHEIGHCIGFRHTDYMDRSYSCGGQAVNEGASTVGAVFIPGTNPDPDPNSFMLSCIGSGDNRPFNANDKIALAYLY from the coding sequence ATGAGAAAGAACATCCGTAACACGGCTGCCGCGGCTGCCTGCGTTGTAATGTTATTTGCCTGTCGTAAGAATGTTTCAACTGAACAAACACTCACTCCCTCCGACGAAGCCCTGAGTAAAATTTATGCATTAGGATTTAGTAATAAAAACGTAACCATGGATGAAGAAGGGAATTACCTGGTGGAAGGCGATATCTCCTTAAGCGAAGCCGATCTGAACGCTGCGCCCGAAACCCGGTTTTTACGGGTGGGCAGTGCCGAACAGTACCGTACCTATAACCTGGTAACCCGGTTGCCACGGGTAATTACTGTAAGCATCAGCAAATTGCCGGGCTCTTATACTGCTGCGTTAGATGAGGCCATTGGCCGGTATAATGCAGAAAACCTGCAGATCACCTTTAAACGGGTTAATTCAAAGGGCAATATTGCCATTGTAAAGGCAGGGGGCAATTACCTGGCGTCATCTGGTTTCCCCACTTCCGGTGGTGACCCTTACAACCAGGTAAAAGTAAATTCCGGCGCCATAGGCAGCCAGCCACAGAGTACAGTGGCCAGCATTCTGGCGCATGAAATAGGCCATTGCATTGGATTCCGTCATACCGATTATATGGACCGGTCGTATAGCTGTGGTGGTCAGGCGGTGAATGAAGGTGCCTCAACGGTTGGAGCGGTGTTTATTCCGGGTACCAACCCCGATCCGGATCCCAACTCATTTATGTTGTCGTGCATAGGCTCGGGAGATAACAGGCCGTTTAATGCGAATGATAAGATAGCGTTGGCTTATTTGTACTAG
- a CDS encoding acyl-CoA thioesterase, with amino-acid sequence MARIKVELPEQFSFSTTIPVRITDLNYGKHVGNDTILSMIHEARVQYLKQLGYGELDLAGVGVIMSDVGIEFKSELFYGDEVIASVAAGDITKISFDLYYKLEKRSGDSTVLVAAAKTGMVCYDYSKKKVAAIPVEVAEKLKGEDSFKL; translated from the coding sequence ATGGCCAGAATTAAAGTAGAACTTCCTGAACAGTTTTCTTTCTCTACAACTATCCCTGTTCGCATTACCGACCTCAATTATGGCAAACATGTGGGTAACGATACCATCCTTAGCATGATCCATGAAGCGCGGGTGCAATACCTGAAACAGTTGGGCTATGGCGAACTGGACCTGGCCGGCGTTGGCGTTATTATGAGTGATGTGGGCATCGAATTCAAAAGCGAATTGTTCTACGGCGATGAAGTGATTGCCTCCGTAGCTGCCGGCGATATTACTAAGATATCTTTCGATCTGTATTATAAACTGGAAAAACGTTCCGGCGATTCTACCGTATTAGTAGCCGCAGCTAAAACCGGCATGGTTTGTTATGACTATAGTAAGAAGAAGGTAGCAGCGATTCCTGTAGAAGTTGCTGAGAAGTTGAAAGGCGAAGACAGCTTCAAGCTGTAA
- the rpsL gene encoding 30S ribosomal protein S12 encodes MPTIQQLVRKGREIIKAKSKSRALDSCPFRRGVCTRVYTTTPKKPNSALRKVAKVRLTNKVEVIAYIPGEGHNLQEHSIVLVRGGRVKDLPGVRYHIVRGSLDTAGVKDRKQSRSKYGTKKEKAKK; translated from the coding sequence ATGCCTACTATACAACAATTGGTAAGAAAAGGAAGAGAAATTATTAAGGCCAAGAGCAAGTCAAGAGCTTTAGACTCCTGCCCCTTCCGTCGTGGTGTGTGCACCCGTGTTTATACAACCACTCCCAAAAAGCCTAACTCTGCTTTGCGCAAAGTGGCTAAAGTACGTTTAACAAACAAAGTAGAGGTTATCGCCTATATCCCAGGTGAAGGACACAACCTGCAGGAGCACTCAATCGTGCTGGTGCGCGGTGGTCGTGTGAAGGATTTACCAGGTGTACGTTACCACATCGTTCGTGGTAGCCTGGATACTGCGGGTGTTAAAGACCGTAAACAAAGCCGTTCTAAATACGGTACTAAAAAGGAAAAGGCTAAAAAATAA
- the rpsG gene encoding 30S ribosomal protein S7: MRKTKVKKIPLAPDARYNDLMVTRFINNLMWEGKKNTAFNIFYTALDRVAKTTGENGYEIWKKALSNVTPAVEVRSRRIGGATFQIPAEVRADRKISLSMKWLIRYSRERNGRSMAEKLANEIVAASKGEGAAFKKKEDTHRMAEANKAFAHFRV; encoded by the coding sequence ATGAGGAAGACCAAAGTAAAAAAGATTCCCTTAGCACCTGATGCCAGGTACAATGATTTGATGGTAACTCGTTTTATCAACAACCTCATGTGGGAAGGAAAAAAGAATACTGCTTTCAATATATTTTATACTGCATTGGACCGCGTTGCCAAAACAACCGGCGAAAATGGGTATGAAATATGGAAAAAAGCACTCAGCAACGTTACACCTGCTGTAGAAGTACGTAGCCGTAGAATTGGTGGTGCTACATTCCAGATCCCTGCTGAAGTTCGTGCTGACAGAAAGATCTCTTTGAGCATGAAATGGCTGATCCGCTATAGCCGTGAAAGAAACGGTCGTAGCATGGCTGAAAAACTGGCTAACGAAATCGTTGCTGCCAGCAAAGGTGAAGGTGCTGCTTTCAAAAAGAAAGAAGATACTCACCGTATGGCTGAAGCCAACAAGGCTTTCGCTCACTTCCGCGTATAA
- a CDS encoding tetratricopeptide repeat protein, with amino-acid sequence MRENPFRQDNEEIRELVKQFQNLKAGRGHSFLEEEAFEKIIDYFDDVEDLPQALEAAEMGIEQYPYSSALLIKKADLLIATRHYNEALEILNHAELLDSNDINLYILKTDVYLALDQQEKAVELLENALQLFEGQERIELLFELADVYDDYEEFDKIFDCLKLILEQEPSNEEALYKICFWTDFTGRNEESITLHQQIIDENPYSELAWFNLAAGFQGLKLYEKAIDAYKYAVAIDEKFDYAYRNMGDAFIRLRKYKDAIEVLEKVLELSRPEDVIYEAIGHCYDRMKNFAQARFYYRKASHLNQGDSKLYYKIACTYINEGQWSMAVKQLESAMQIHRLQPEYNLAMGECKMQLGDYKEAIQYFSNVVRQRPRNISSWEALIRCLYQGEFYEEALEQAKAALKITEQKPIFLYYLSAIYLALGKTKEALLQLEAALAASPKLLKKLIHLNPAILRHPLVIDVIAHSKKRN; translated from the coding sequence ATGAGAGAAAATCCGTTTCGTCAGGATAATGAAGAAATCAGGGAGTTAGTTAAGCAGTTCCAGAATCTCAAAGCGGGGCGGGGGCATTCCTTTCTTGAAGAAGAGGCCTTTGAAAAGATCATAGACTATTTTGATGATGTTGAAGATCTGCCGCAGGCATTGGAAGCTGCAGAAATGGGTATTGAACAATATCCCTATTCATCGGCATTGCTTATTAAAAAAGCCGACCTGCTGATAGCCACCCGGCACTATAACGAGGCCCTGGAAATACTCAATCACGCCGAATTACTCGACAGCAACGATATTAACCTGTATATTTTAAAAACCGACGTTTACCTGGCGCTCGACCAGCAGGAGAAAGCCGTGGAACTGCTGGAGAATGCCCTGCAGTTGTTTGAAGGCCAGGAGCGGATAGAATTGTTGTTTGAGCTGGCCGATGTGTATGATGATTACGAGGAGTTTGACAAAATCTTCGATTGCCTCAAACTCATCCTGGAACAGGAACCTTCCAACGAAGAAGCCTTGTATAAGATCTGTTTCTGGACCGACTTTACCGGGCGTAATGAGGAAAGCATTACCCTGCATCAGCAGATCATTGATGAGAACCCATACAGCGAGCTGGCCTGGTTTAACCTGGCAGCCGGCTTCCAGGGATTAAAACTCTACGAAAAGGCCATCGATGCCTATAAATACGCGGTTGCCATCGACGAAAAGTTCGATTATGCCTACCGTAATATGGGCGATGCCTTTATTCGTTTACGTAAATACAAAGACGCCATTGAAGTACTGGAGAAGGTGTTGGAGCTGAGCAGGCCCGAAGACGTGATCTATGAAGCCATAGGACACTGCTACGACCGCATGAAGAACTTTGCGCAGGCAAGGTTCTATTACCGCAAGGCTTCGCATTTGAACCAGGGCGACAGCAAGCTGTATTACAAAATAGCCTGTACCTACATCAACGAAGGACAGTGGTCGATGGCCGTAAAACAGCTGGAGAGCGCCATGCAGATCCATCGCCTGCAGCCGGAGTATAACCTGGCTATGGGTGAATGTAAAATGCAGCTGGGCGACTATAAAGAAGCTATACAGTATTTTTCTAATGTGGTAAGGCAACGGCCCCGCAATATCTCAAGCTGGGAAGCGCTGATCCGCTGTTTGTACCAGGGCGAATTTTATGAAGAAGCCCTGGAACAGGCGAAAGCCGCTTTAAAGATCACCGAGCAGAAACCCATATTCCTCTACTACCTCAGCGCCATTTACCTGGCATTGGGTAAAACCAAGGAAGCCCTGTTACAGCTGGAAGCAGCGCTGGCGGCATCGCCTAAACTGCTTAAGAAGCTCATACATCTTAACCCCGCTATTCTGCGGCATCCGCTGGTTATTGATGTAATCGCACATTCCAAGAAAAGAAATTAA
- a CDS encoding phosphosulfolactate synthase, translated as MNFNLTQIPDRIKKPRNSGITMVMDKGLSIPEAQNMMSVGHPHIDIVKLGFGTSFVTPNLREKIEVYKSYDIPVYFGGTLFEAFLIRNQFNDYISVCKEYGISYMEVSDGSINIPHAEKCGYIEKLAKYGTVLSEVGSKDAAHIIPPYKWIELMSAELKAGSSYVIAEAREAGNVGIYRGSGEVREGLVQEILTQIPGEKILWEAPQKAQQLYFIELLGCNVNLGNIAPTEVIPLETMRIGLRGDTFNLFLNGNGTH; from the coding sequence ATGAATTTTAACCTCACACAGATCCCCGACAGGATAAAGAAACCACGCAACAGCGGTATTACCATGGTAATGGATAAAGGCCTGAGCATTCCGGAAGCGCAAAATATGATGAGCGTGGGTCACCCGCACATTGATATTGTTAAGCTGGGCTTTGGCACTTCGTTCGTAACACCGAACCTGCGCGAAAAGATTGAAGTTTACAAATCGTACGACATTCCCGTTTATTTCGGCGGCACTTTGTTTGAGGCGTTCCTGATCCGTAACCAGTTCAATGATTACATCAGTGTTTGTAAAGAGTACGGTATTTCCTATATGGAAGTAAGTGATGGCTCTATCAATATCCCCCATGCAGAAAAATGCGGTTATATTGAAAAGCTGGCCAAATACGGTACCGTACTTAGTGAAGTTGGAAGTAAAGATGCTGCTCATATTATTCCCCCTTATAAATGGATTGAGTTGATGAGCGCCGAGCTGAAGGCCGGTTCATCATACGTAATTGCCGAAGCCCGCGAAGCCGGTAACGTAGGTATTTACCGCGGTTCCGGTGAAGTACGTGAAGGTCTGGTACAGGAGATCCTTACCCAGATTCCCGGTGAAAAGATCCTGTGGGAAGCACCCCAGAAAGCACAACAGTTATACTTTATTGAACTGCTGGGCTGCAATGTAAACCTGGGTAACATTGCCCCTACAGAAGTTATTCCCTTGGAAACAATGCGGATAGGTTTGCGTGGCGATACGTTTAATTTGTTTTTGAACGGAAACGGTACACATTAG